A region of Deinococcus rubellus DNA encodes the following proteins:
- a CDS encoding haloacid dehalogenase type II, with product MSTPTVFLDVNETLLDLSALDPLFGNAFGEVAARKQWFQLLLQLALTHTVTGDYRDFSALGKAALSALGQGRQQPVPDGLADEVARTMKSLPPHPDTREGLQLLKDGGAKPYALTNNKLDVLEAQLDNAGLRDLLHGALSVDAACTLKPRRAAYEYGLREAGAEAAQSWLIAAHGWDVTGAKAAGLKTAFVERTGQAQNPLARADVSGSLSQVVKSILDVSA from the coding sequence ATGTCCACGCCCACGGTGTTCCTCGATGTCAACGAAACGCTGCTCGACTTGTCGGCGCTCGATCCGCTGTTTGGCAACGCCTTCGGGGAAGTCGCGGCGCGCAAGCAGTGGTTTCAGCTGTTACTACAACTGGCCCTGACGCACACCGTGACCGGCGATTACCGCGACTTCTCGGCGCTGGGCAAGGCCGCCCTGAGTGCGCTGGGGCAGGGGCGTCAGCAGCCGGTTCCGGACGGGCTGGCCGACGAGGTGGCCCGCACCATGAAGTCGCTGCCGCCTCATCCCGATACCCGTGAAGGGCTGCAACTGCTCAAAGACGGCGGCGCAAAGCCCTATGCCCTGACCAACAACAAGCTCGATGTGCTGGAAGCCCAGCTGGACAATGCCGGGCTGCGCGACCTGCTGCACGGCGCGCTCTCGGTGGACGCGGCCTGCACACTCAAGCCGCGGCGGGCCGCCTACGAGTACGGCCTGCGCGAAGCAGGCGCAGAAGCGGCCCAGAGCTGGCTCATCGCCGCGCACGGCTGGGACGTTACCGGGGCGAAGGCGGCGGGGCTGAAGACGGCCTTCGTGGAACGGACAGGACAGGCGCAGAATCCGCTGGCGAGGGCGGACGTGTCGGGCAGTTTGAGTCAAGTGGTGAAGTCCATTCTGGATGTGTCAGCATGA